From the Erythrolamprus reginae isolate rEryReg1 chromosome Z, rEryReg1.hap1, whole genome shotgun sequence genome, one window contains:
- the GABARAP gene encoding gamma-aminobutyric acid receptor-associated protein: MRAAWVQRPPPLLLPRSFALLPPPVAATAAAMKFVYKEEHPFEKRRCEGEKIRKKYPDRVPVIVEKAPKARIGDLDKKKYLVPSDLTVSQFYFLIRKRIHLRAEDALFFFVNNVIPPTSATMGQLYQEHHEEDFFLYIAYSDESVYGGM; encoded by the exons ATGCGCGCTGCTTGGGTGCAGCGGCCGCCCCCCCTCCTCTTACCTCGGTCCTTCGCGTTGCTTCCTCCGCCcgtcgccgccaccgccgccgccatgAAGTTCGTCTACAAGGAGGAGCACCCTTTCGAGAAGCGCCGCTGCGAGGGGGAGAAGATCCGCAAGAAGTACCCGGACAGAGTCCCG GTCATCGTGGAAAAAGCCCCCAAGGCTCGAATAGGGGATCTGGATAAGAAGAAGTACCTGGTGCCCTCCGATCTCACAG tGAGCCAGTTTTACTTCCTCATCCGGAAAAGGATCCACTTACGGGCTGAGGACGCCCTGTTCTTCTTCGTCAACAACGTCATCCCCCCCACCAGTGCTACTATGGGCCAGCTCTACCAG GAACACCACGAGGAggatttctttctttatattgccTACAGCGACGAAAGTGTCTATGGCGGCATGTAA